A region of the Nocardia nova SH22a genome:
CGGTGGCAGCGAGGTGTCCGCGCAGATCCTGCGCGATGTGCAGGACTCGGGCGCGCCGTTCAACACGGCCGTCAAGCAGGACAGCTGGTTCACCCAGATCCTGCTGTTCGTCCTGCCGATGGTGCTGCTGCTCGGCATCTTCGTCTTCGTCATGGCCCGGATGCAGGGCGGTGGTCGCGGCGGCATGATGGGCTTCGGGAAATCCAAGGCCAAACAGCTGTCGAAGGATATGCCCAAGACCACGTTCTCCGATGTGGCCGGTGCCGACGAGGCGGTCGAAGAGCTCTACGAGATCAAGGACTTCCTGCAGAACCCGGCCCGGTATCAGGCGCTGGGCGCCAAGATCCCCAAGGGCGTGCTGCTCTACGGTCCGCCGGGAACCGGTAAGACGCTGCTGGCCCGCGCGGTCGCGGGTGAGGCCGGGGTGCCGTTCTTCACGATCTCCGGTTCGGACTTCGTCGAGATGTTCGTCGGTGTCGGCGCCTCCCGCGTGCGTGATCTGTTTGATCAGGCCAAGCAGAACAGCCCCTGCATCATCTTCGTCGACGAGATCGACGCGGTCGGCCGCCAGCGTGGCGCCGGTCTCGGCGGCGGTCACGACGAGCGCGAACAGACCCTGAACCAGTTGCTGGTCGAGATGGACGGTTTCGGTGACCGCACCGGCGTGATCATCATCGCCGCCACCAACCGGCCCGACATCCTCGATCCCGCGCTGCTGCGTCCGGGCCGTTTCGACCGGCAGATCCCGGTCGGCAATCCGGATCTCGCCGGGCGCCGGGCGATCCTGCGGGTGCATTCGCAGGGCAAGCCGATCGCTCCCGATGCCGATCTGGACGGGCTCGCCAAGCGCACCGTCGGTATGTCGGGTGCGGATCTGGCCAACGTCATCAACGAGGCCGCGCTGCTCACCGCGCGTGAGCACGGCAATGTGATCACCGGCCCGGCGCTGGAGGAGTCGGTCGACCGGGTGATCGGCGGCCCGCGGCGCAAGAGCCGCATCATCAGCGAGCACGAGAAGAAGATCACCGCGTATCACGAGGGTGGTCACACCCTGGCGGCGTGGGCGATGCCGGATATCGAGCCGGTCTACAAGGTCACCATCCTGGCCCGCGGTCGCACCGGCGGTCACGCCATGACCGTGCCCGAGGACGACAAGGGCCTGATGACCCGGTCGGAGATGATCGCGCGGCTGGTCATGGCGATGGGCGGCCGCGCGGCCGAGGAACTGGTGTTCCACGAGCCGACCACCGGCGCCTCCTCCGATATCGACCAGGCCACCAAGATCGCCCGCGCGATGGTGACCGAATACGGCATGAGCGCCCGCCTGGGCGCCGTGCGCTACGGCCAGGAGCAGGGCGATCCGTTCCTGGGCCGCTCGATGGGGACCAATTCGGACTACTCGCACGAGGTCGCCCGGGAGATCGACGAGGAGGTGCGCAACCTCATCGAGGCCGCGCACACCGAGGCGTGGGCGATTCTCAACGACTACCGCGACGAACTCGACGCCCTCGCCACCGCGCTGCTGGAACGGGAAACCCTGCACCGCAAGGATCTCGAGCAGGTGCTCTCGACCGTCGACAAGCGGCCGCGCATCACCGCGTTCAACGATTTCGGTGAGCGGGTGCCCTCGGATCGTCCGCCGGTGAAGACCCCGCGCGAACTCGCCGCCGAGCGCGGCGAGCCGTGGCCGGAGGAGGACGAGACCCCCCAGGTGGACCAGCCCGCCCCGGCGCCGCAGCCGGTTCCGGCCAATGGTTATCCCCAGCAGGGGTACCGGAATCCGACACCCGCCTACGGGTATCCGGCGCAGCCGCAGCCCGGTGGTCATCCGCGTCCCGCGGGTGGTCCGGGATATCCGCCGCGGCAGCCGACGCACGGTTCGCGGCCCGACTACGGCGCCCCCGCCGGTTGGTCGGCGCCCGGCTGGCCGCCGCAGGACGAGGGCGGTCAAGGTCCGCAGACCGGTCAGCAGCCCGAATACGGTGGCGGCGCCCCGGGATACCCGGATCCGCAGCGCTACGGCGGCAGCCACCGACGGCCCGACTGGTCCGGAGACCAGGAGCCGACCCAGAACGGCGCCCAGGATCACGGCGATTGGGACGGACCGAACGGCCGGCGGTGACCGGCTGCGATTAGGCTCGACGGTCGGGTGCGGCGGCAGATGACGCCGCACGCGACGGTTATGTGATTGTGGAGGAGTCCTCGAATGTCGGCCAACAACGGCGCTTCGGCTGGATCCGATACGGCATCTCTGGATGCCGCTGTCGTGGAGGCGCCCCCGATCGCCCTGAGCACCGGGCGGCCCTTCGATCAGGAGCGGGCCGAGGCGGCGGTGCGGGAGTTGCTGATCGCGGTCGGCGAGGATCCCGATCGTCCCGGTCTGCTCGACACTCCGGCGCGCGTCGCACGGGCCTATCGCGAGACCTTCGCGGGCCTGTACACGGAACCGGATTCGGTACTGAACACGACCTTCGACGAGGGACATCAGGAATTGGTCCTGGTGCGCGACATTCCCATGTACTCGACCTGTGA
Encoded here:
- the ftsH gene encoding ATP-dependent zinc metalloprotease FtsH — translated: MNRKTVFRNLTIVAGILLVIYLVSYFSNDTRGWKNVDTSVALSQLADKPNVKQVQIDDKEQQLRITLKQGNEATGNQTQIMAKYPGGSEVSAQILRDVQDSGAPFNTAVKQDSWFTQILLFVLPMVLLLGIFVFVMARMQGGGRGGMMGFGKSKAKQLSKDMPKTTFSDVAGADEAVEELYEIKDFLQNPARYQALGAKIPKGVLLYGPPGTGKTLLARAVAGEAGVPFFTISGSDFVEMFVGVGASRVRDLFDQAKQNSPCIIFVDEIDAVGRQRGAGLGGGHDEREQTLNQLLVEMDGFGDRTGVIIIAATNRPDILDPALLRPGRFDRQIPVGNPDLAGRRAILRVHSQGKPIAPDADLDGLAKRTVGMSGADLANVINEAALLTAREHGNVITGPALEESVDRVIGGPRRKSRIISEHEKKITAYHEGGHTLAAWAMPDIEPVYKVTILARGRTGGHAMTVPEDDKGLMTRSEMIARLVMAMGGRAAEELVFHEPTTGASSDIDQATKIARAMVTEYGMSARLGAVRYGQEQGDPFLGRSMGTNSDYSHEVAREIDEEVRNLIEAAHTEAWAILNDYRDELDALATALLERETLHRKDLEQVLSTVDKRPRITAFNDFGERVPSDRPPVKTPRELAAERGEPWPEEDETPQVDQPAPAPQPVPANGYPQQGYRNPTPAYGYPAQPQPGGHPRPAGGPGYPPRQPTHGSRPDYGAPAGWSAPGWPPQDEGGQGPQTGQQPEYGGGAPGYPDPQRYGGSHRRPDWSGDQEPTQNGAQDHGDWDGPNGRR